One stretch of Pseudoxanthomonas sp. Root65 DNA includes these proteins:
- the glmS gene encoding glutamine--fructose-6-phosphate transaminase (isomerizing) — protein MCGIVGAIADRDVVPVLIEGLKRLEYRGYDSAGIAVVEQQDVRRVRRTGRVAEMEGAAAAEGFNARLGIGHTRWATHGGVTEANAHPHISHGVALVHNGIIENHEEQREKLRALGYVFESQTDTEVIAHLMHHHLQGGDDLLAALQRTVKELTGAYALAVVSRKEPDRMVCARMGCPLLIGLGEGENFIASDVSAILQATRRVIFLEEGDTAEVTRAGVNVFDGQDQPIQRDVHVSDVSLASLELGPYRHFMQKEIHEQPRAIADTIEAVVDGGFSPTLFGANAEAALKDIEGVQILACGTSYYAGMTARYWLEAIAGVPCNVEIASEYRYRDAYANPKHLIVTISQSGETLDTMEALKYAKSLGHQHTLSICNVPESAIPRASELVCYTRAGTEIGVASTKAFTTQLAALFQLTVVLGKLRGKVTPEQEADYLEQLRHLPGSVQHALNLEPQIAAWAERFAPKSDALFLGRGLHYPIALEGALKLKEISYIHAEAYPAGELKHGPLALVDADMPVVVIAPNDVLLEKVKSNMQEVRARGGELFVFTDQDSHFSESEGVHVIRTPRHVGVLSPIVHTIPVQLLAYHTALARGTDVDKPRNLAKSVTVE, from the coding sequence ATGTGCGGAATTGTGGGCGCGATCGCCGATCGCGACGTGGTGCCGGTACTGATCGAAGGACTGAAGCGGCTGGAATACCGGGGCTACGATTCCGCGGGCATCGCGGTGGTCGAGCAGCAGGACGTGCGGCGCGTGCGCCGCACCGGCCGCGTGGCCGAGATGGAAGGCGCCGCCGCCGCCGAGGGCTTCAACGCCCGCCTCGGCATCGGCCACACACGCTGGGCGACCCACGGTGGCGTCACCGAGGCCAACGCGCATCCGCACATCAGCCACGGCGTGGCGCTGGTGCACAACGGCATCATCGAGAACCACGAGGAGCAGCGCGAGAAGCTGCGCGCGCTCGGCTACGTGTTCGAGTCGCAGACCGATACCGAGGTCATCGCGCACCTGATGCACCACCACCTGCAGGGCGGCGACGACTTGCTTGCGGCGCTGCAGCGCACGGTGAAGGAACTGACCGGCGCCTACGCGCTGGCCGTGGTCAGCCGCAAGGAGCCGGACCGCATGGTCTGCGCGCGCATGGGCTGTCCGCTGCTGATCGGCCTGGGCGAGGGCGAGAACTTCATCGCCTCCGATGTCTCCGCGATCCTGCAGGCCACGCGCCGCGTGATCTTCCTGGAAGAAGGCGACACCGCCGAGGTCACCCGCGCGGGCGTCAACGTGTTCGACGGCCAGGACCAGCCGATACAGCGCGACGTGCACGTTTCCGACGTGTCGCTGGCCTCGCTGGAGCTGGGCCCGTACCGCCACTTCATGCAGAAGGAGATCCACGAGCAGCCGCGCGCGATCGCCGACACCATCGAGGCAGTGGTCGACGGCGGTTTCTCGCCCACGCTGTTCGGTGCCAACGCCGAAGCCGCGCTGAAGGACATCGAAGGCGTGCAGATCCTCGCCTGCGGCACCAGCTATTACGCCGGCATGACCGCGCGCTACTGGCTGGAAGCGATCGCTGGCGTGCCGTGCAACGTCGAGATCGCCAGCGAGTACCGCTACCGCGATGCCTACGCGAACCCGAAGCACCTGATCGTCACCATTTCGCAGTCCGGCGAAACCCTCGACACGATGGAGGCGCTGAAGTACGCCAAGTCGCTGGGCCACCAGCACACGCTGTCGATCTGCAATGTGCCGGAAAGCGCCATCCCGCGCGCCAGCGAACTGGTCTGCTACACGCGCGCCGGCACCGAGATCGGCGTGGCGTCCACCAAGGCCTTCACCACCCAGCTGGCGGCGCTGTTCCAGCTGACCGTGGTGCTGGGCAAGCTGCGCGGCAAGGTCACGCCGGAACAGGAAGCCGACTACCTGGAGCAGCTGCGCCACCTGCCGGGCAGCGTGCAGCACGCGCTGAACCTCGAGCCGCAGATCGCCGCCTGGGCCGAGCGCTTCGCGCCGAAGTCGGACGCGCTGTTCCTCGGCCGCGGCCTGCACTATCCGATCGCGCTGGAAGGCGCGCTCAAGCTGAAGGAAATCTCCTACATCCACGCCGAGGCCTACCCGGCTGGCGAGCTGAAGCACGGCCCGCTGGCGCTGGTGGACGCCGACATGCCGGTGGTGGTGATCGCGCCCAACGACGTGCTGCTGGAGAAGGTGAAATCCAACATGCAGGAAGTGCGCGCGCGCGGCGGCGAACTGTTCGTGTTCACCGACCAGGACAGCCACTTCAGCGAATCCGAAGGCGTGCACGTCATCCGCACCCCGCGTCACGTCGGTGTGCTCAGCCCCATCGTGCACACCATCCCCGTGCAGCTGCTGGCGTACCACACCGCACTGGCGCGCGGCACCGACGTGGACAAGCCGCGCAACCTGGCCAAGTCGGTGACGGTGGAGTGA